In Acanthochromis polyacanthus isolate Apoly-LR-REF ecotype Palm Island chromosome 18, KAUST_Apoly_ChrSc, whole genome shotgun sequence, the following proteins share a genomic window:
- the LOC110957163 gene encoding potassium voltage-gated channel subfamily V member 2-like has translation MSPTKHFTLNINVGGTRYHLPYRLAARYPKTRIGRLATYTDHNRKLDLCDDYVVHSKEFFFDRDPQVFHNIFNFYMTGVLWIKDELCPRSFLEEINYWGVRIKNSHRCCRISFEERQDELNEQLKIQQQLLAEVSVEMEENEKLFHGMVLGSIRRRIWNLMEKPFSSITAKLTAVASSLFVLLSLVVMTLNTVDEMQYKTPSGELTGRFYGECMETFCITFFTLEYLLRLASTPDIKCFGRSVLNTVDLVAILPHYLQIVLECFEDEDIRPHSGDIETVARVGKVGQVLRIMRLMRIFRILKLARHSTGLRAFGFTLRQCYQQVGCLLLFICMGIFMFSAMVYTVEHDVYNTNFTSMPHAWWWAAVSISTVGYGDMFPETNLGRVFAFICISFGIILNGMPISVLYNKFSDYYTKLKAHEYTTVTKARGKVRFTQRAAKKFAKYCDRPVHPKPW, from the exons ATGTCTCCGACCAAACACTTCACCCTCAACATCAACGTTGGAGGAACG AGGTACCATCTGCCCTACAGGCTGGCTGCCAGGTATCCAAAGACCCGGATTGGTCGGTTGGCCACGTACACGGACCACAACCGGAAGCTGGACCTGTGTGACGACTATGTTGTCCATAGCAAAGAGTTCTTCTTCGACCGGGACCCTCAAGTCTTTCACAACATCTTTAACTTCTACAT GACTGGAGTGTTGTGGATTAAAGACGAGCTGTGTCCTCGTAGCTTCCTGGAGGAGATCAACTATTGGGGCGTCCGAATCAAAAACAGCCACCGCTGCTGCCGAATCTCCTTCGAGGAGAGGCAGGACGAGCTGAACGAACAGCTGAAgatccagcagcagctgctggcAGAAGTTAGT gtggagatggaggagaaTGAAAAACTATTTCACGGCATGGTCCTCGGGTCGATCCGCAGGAGGATCTGGAACCTGATGGAGAAGCCGTTCTCCTCCATCACCGCCAAGCTGACGGCCGTCGCCTCCTCCTTGTTCGTGCTGTTATCTCTGGTCGTCATGACGCTCAACACCGTGGATGAGATGCAGTACAAG ACGCCGTCCGGTGAGCTCACCGGCCGATTCTACGGCGAGTGCATGGAGACGTTCTGCATCACCTTCTTCACCCTGGAGTACCTGCTGCGTCTGGCCTCCACCCCCGACATCAAGTGTTTCGGACGCAGCGTCTTGAACACGGTCGACCTGGTCGCCATCCTGCCGCACTACCTGCAGATCGTCCTGGAGTGCTTCGAGGACGAGGACATTCGGCCGCACTCTGGAGACATCGAGACTGTAGCTCGGGTTGGAAAG gtGGGACAGGTTCTGAGAATCATGCGTCTGATGAGAATATTTAGGATTTTGAAGCTGGCTCGTCACTCGACAGGCCTCAGAGCGTTCGGCTTCACACTCAGACAATGCTACCAGCAG GTGGGCTGTTTGCTGCTCTTCATCTGCATGGGGATCTTCATGTTTTCAGCCATGGTCTACACCGTGGAGCACGACGTTTACAACACCAACTTCACCTCCATGCCGCATGCTTGGTGGTGGGCCGCT GTGAGTATTTCCACGGTGGGCTACGGCGACATGTTCCCAGAGACCAATCTCGGTCGCGTCTTCGCCTTCATCTGCATCTCTTTTGGCATCATCCTCAACGGCATGCCCATCTCGGTCCTCTACAACAAGTTCTCCGACTATTACACCAAGCTCAAGGCCCATGAGTACACCACCGTCACCAAGGCCCGTGGGAAGGTTCGCTTCACCCAGAGGGCGGCAAAGAAGTTTGCAAAGTACTGCGATCGCCCCGTTCACCCGAAACCGTGGTGA